One window of the Archangium primigenium genome contains the following:
- the nrfD gene encoding NrfD/PsrC family molybdoenzyme membrane anchor subunit: MKRRDGRDINPLLGTLEGEGAQQRVKPRELPDTPEARVHTRPTQSGAASPDAPSYYGQPVLKAPVWIWSVPLYFYVGGTAGAASVLGVAAELAGGEKLRALGHRCRWVGAAGDLVSAGLLIHDLGRPERFLYMLRVFRPTSPMSLGTWILSGSGAFNGLAALLSGRTGALGRVGDVGDVAAVGGGLLGMPLAGYTAVLITNTAVPLWQAVHKSLPLLFMASSVAGAGSLLRLLPHRPEERRVLRVFSAVGLGAALLAERAVARDAGRVAEVARPLREGWTGALWTAARVCTAAALGVGLWPGRRRETTERVAAVLGTAGALLTRFALFHAGKASSRDAQATFQGQRQGLGAAEVVPGQTHASDGRPLRFPLPVVR, encoded by the coding sequence ATGAAGCGGCGGGATGGGCGTGACATCAACCCCCTCTTGGGCACGCTCGAGGGCGAGGGCGCCCAGCAGCGGGTGAAGCCCCGGGAGCTGCCGGACACGCCCGAGGCCCGGGTGCACACGCGGCCCACCCAGTCGGGCGCGGCGTCCCCGGACGCGCCGAGCTACTACGGCCAGCCCGTGCTCAAGGCGCCGGTGTGGATCTGGAGCGTGCCGCTCTACTTCTACGTGGGCGGGACGGCGGGCGCGGCGAGCGTGCTCGGCGTGGCGGCGGAGCTCGCGGGCGGCGAGAAGCTCCGGGCCCTCGGGCACCGCTGCCGGTGGGTGGGCGCCGCGGGGGACCTGGTGAGCGCGGGGCTGCTCATCCACGACCTGGGCCGCCCCGAGCGCTTCCTGTACATGCTGCGCGTCTTCCGGCCCACCTCGCCCATGAGCCTGGGCACGTGGATCCTCTCCGGCTCGGGGGCCTTCAACGGGCTCGCGGCGCTGCTCTCGGGGCGGACGGGAGCGCTCGGGCGCGTGGGGGACGTGGGGGACGTGGCGGCGGTGGGCGGCGGGCTGCTCGGCATGCCGCTGGCCGGGTACACGGCGGTGCTCATCACCAACACGGCGGTGCCCCTGTGGCAGGCGGTGCACAAGTCCCTGCCCCTGCTCTTCATGGCCTCGTCGGTGGCGGGCGCGGGCAGCCTCCTGCGGCTGCTCCCCCATCGCCCCGAGGAGCGGCGGGTGCTGCGGGTGTTCAGCGCGGTGGGGCTCGGGGCGGCGCTGCTCGCCGAGCGCGCGGTGGCGCGGGACGCCGGGCGCGTGGCCGAGGTGGCGCGGCCCCTGCGCGAGGGCTGGACGGGGGCGCTGTGGACGGCGGCGCGGGTGTGCACGGCGGCGGCGCTCGGGGTGGGCCTGTGGCCGGGCCGGCGGCGCGAGACGACCGAGCGCGTGGCGGCGGTGCTCGGCACGGCGGGGGCGCTGCTCACGCGCTTCGCCCTGTTCCACGCGGGCAAGGCCTCGTCGCGCGACGCGCAGGCCACCTTCCAGGGCCAGCGCCAGGGCCTGGGCGCGGCGGAAGTCGTGCCGGGCCAGACGCACGCGTCGGACGGACGGCCGCTGCGCTTTCCCCTGCCGGTGGTGCGCTAA
- a CDS encoding ankyrin repeat domain-containing protein, giving the protein MANLIDAVRLGDVSVVEALLKREPRALGRGDAQGMTPLMWAAWNGAVEVVKLLLLQGASPSVRDTRGATALVLAAERGHLEAARPLLPMADAAERGEALRHAVGAGQRVVATWLLDEGGAALEYGGEEGKTPLTCAVLGGHSALADELLRRGASVRALSTTFLPFENRRDVGWTPLHYAADRRHALLVQQLVDAGAPVDAASGEGTTPLMLAALRGDEDSVRVLLLAHAQPLRQDVRGATALSLSRLHGKPHITQLLEHPMEEAPVARPPSDGAPDNRTA; this is encoded by the coding sequence GTGGCCAACCTGATTGACGCAGTGCGCCTGGGAGACGTGTCCGTGGTGGAAGCGCTGCTCAAGCGCGAGCCGCGCGCCCTGGGAAGAGGTGATGCCCAGGGGATGACGCCGCTCATGTGGGCGGCCTGGAACGGCGCGGTGGAGGTGGTGAAGCTGCTGCTCCTGCAGGGGGCCTCGCCGTCGGTGCGGGACACGCGGGGCGCCACGGCGCTGGTGCTGGCGGCGGAGCGGGGCCACCTCGAGGCGGCGCGCCCCCTGTTGCCCATGGCGGACGCGGCCGAGCGGGGCGAGGCCCTGCGGCACGCGGTGGGCGCGGGGCAGCGGGTGGTGGCCACGTGGCTCCTGGACGAGGGGGGCGCGGCGCTGGAGTACGGCGGCGAGGAGGGCAAGACGCCGCTGACGTGCGCGGTGCTCGGGGGCCACTCGGCGCTGGCGGACGAGCTGCTGCGGCGGGGCGCCAGCGTGCGCGCGCTCAGCACCACCTTCCTGCCCTTCGAGAACCGGCGCGACGTGGGCTGGACGCCCCTGCACTACGCGGCGGACCGGCGGCACGCGCTGCTCGTGCAGCAGCTCGTCGACGCGGGCGCCCCCGTGGACGCGGCCAGCGGCGAGGGCACCACGCCGCTGATGCTCGCGGCCCTGCGGGGAGACGAGGACAGCGTGCGCGTGCTCCTGCTCGCCCACGCCCAGCCCCTGCGCCAGGACGTCCGGGGCGCCACGGCGCTGTCCCTCTCGCGCCTGCACGGCAAGCCCCACATCACGCAGCTGCTCGAGCACCCGATGGAGGAGGCCCCCGTGGCCCGGCCTCCGTCCGACGGCGCGCCGGACAACCGCACCGCCTAG
- a CDS encoding peptidoglycan-binding protein, which yields MVAIARSAPTTALRTLATAAPPTLREGAKGASVTTLQNKLKAAGFNPGAVDGAFGPKTTAAVKAFQKARGLAADGVVGPKTWSALNAAGASSGGSGPTLKKGATGEAVRALQNRLNQLGHNVGAADGSFGPKTEAAVKAFQKSHGLTADGVVGPKTWDKLGIKVGGGSGTTPTPPAGGGRTVTGYVNGVPRQINLSKVPNGKEMRSDAAAAFNRMHAAAARAGINLHVNSGFRSMAEQQELYRKYLNGTGNLAAKPGYSNHQGGIAVDINVGGTGTSTYKWLAAHGAEYGFKRTVPSEPWHWEYRP from the coding sequence ATGGTCGCCATCGCTCGCAGCGCCCCCACCACCGCCCTTCGCACCCTGGCGACCGCCGCGCCCCCCACGCTGCGCGAGGGCGCCAAGGGCGCCTCGGTCACCACGCTGCAGAACAAGCTCAAGGCGGCCGGCTTCAACCCCGGCGCGGTGGACGGGGCCTTCGGGCCCAAGACGACCGCCGCGGTGAAGGCCTTCCAGAAGGCGCGCGGCCTCGCCGCCGACGGCGTCGTCGGCCCCAAGACGTGGAGCGCCCTCAACGCCGCGGGCGCCTCCTCGGGCGGCTCCGGCCCCACGCTCAAGAAGGGCGCCACGGGCGAGGCCGTCCGCGCGCTGCAGAACCGCCTCAACCAGCTCGGCCACAACGTGGGCGCCGCCGACGGCTCCTTCGGCCCCAAGACCGAGGCCGCGGTGAAGGCCTTCCAGAAGTCCCACGGCCTCACCGCCGACGGCGTCGTCGGCCCCAAGACGTGGGACAAGCTGGGCATCAAGGTGGGCGGCGGCTCGGGCACCACCCCCACGCCCCCCGCGGGCGGCGGCCGCACCGTCACCGGCTACGTCAACGGCGTGCCGCGGCAGATCAACCTGTCCAAGGTGCCCAACGGCAAGGAGATGCGCTCGGACGCGGCGGCCGCCTTCAACCGCATGCACGCCGCGGCGGCCCGCGCCGGCATCAACCTGCACGTCAACAGCGGCTTTCGCTCCATGGCCGAGCAGCAGGAGCTCTACCGCAAGTACCTCAACGGCACCGGCAACCTCGCCGCCAAGCCCGGCTACTCCAACCACCAGGGCGGCATCGCCGTGGACATCAACGTTGGCGGCACCGGCACCTCCACCTACAAGTGGCTGGCCGCCCACGGCGCCGAGTACGGCTTCAAGCGCACCGTGCCCTCCGAGCCCTGGCACTGGGAGTACCGGCCCTGA
- a CDS encoding esterase/lipase family protein — translation MKKILTPLLLALCVLGLGTPAQAGASKTKYPVVFAHGLGGFDDLLGYNYWGDDYGMFVGTTCKSAWTCNDDLDYNQQSFAAAVQPMQNSEARGLALANAIEGYMASVGATRVNLIGHSQGGLDARKAAKVLYQRKGYTVVSVLVSVSSPHRGSPVAKYILDLKPGVTNVIAALAEYYGNIVYGAGNDGYAAAKQLVYNDYSATDGITTGAKAFNLNNPIDARYASRYASLLTAQRGASVNPALYLVKKYFYDIDGNGYCVDDCDNDGAAGKGNGNADEDDDDGLVGINSQQMGFRLKYTNNAFVFDSVVDDKAIPYLADINNPSSLQMTSGSSVINQDHVDVVGVGPDTFDEPEFYAAIFQYISGFN, via the coding sequence ATGAAGAAGATCCTCACCCCCCTGCTGCTCGCGCTGTGCGTGCTCGGTCTCGGCACCCCGGCCCAGGCGGGAGCCTCCAAGACGAAGTACCCCGTCGTGTTCGCCCACGGCCTGGGCGGCTTCGACGACCTGCTCGGCTACAACTATTGGGGCGACGACTACGGCATGTTCGTCGGCACCACGTGCAAGTCCGCTTGGACGTGCAACGACGACCTCGACTACAACCAGCAGTCGTTCGCCGCCGCCGTGCAGCCCATGCAGAACTCCGAGGCGCGGGGCCTGGCGCTCGCCAACGCCATCGAGGGCTACATGGCCAGCGTGGGCGCCACGCGCGTCAACCTCATCGGCCACTCGCAGGGCGGCCTGGACGCGCGCAAGGCGGCCAAGGTGCTCTACCAGCGCAAGGGCTACACCGTCGTGTCCGTGCTGGTGAGCGTGTCCTCGCCCCACCGCGGCTCGCCCGTGGCCAAGTACATCCTGGACCTGAAGCCCGGCGTCACCAACGTCATCGCCGCCCTGGCCGAGTACTACGGCAACATCGTCTACGGCGCGGGCAATGACGGCTACGCGGCCGCCAAGCAGCTCGTCTACAACGACTACAGCGCCACGGACGGCATCACCACCGGCGCCAAGGCCTTCAACCTCAACAACCCCATCGATGCGCGCTACGCCTCGCGCTACGCCTCGCTGCTCACCGCCCAGCGCGGCGCGAGCGTCAATCCCGCCCTCTACCTCGTCAAGAAGTACTTCTACGACATCGACGGCAACGGCTACTGCGTGGACGACTGCGACAACGACGGCGCCGCCGGCAAGGGCAACGGCAACGCGGACGAGGACGACGACGACGGCCTGGTCGGCATCAACTCGCAGCAGATGGGCTTCCGGCTCAAGTACACCAACAACGCCTTCGTCTTCGACTCGGTGGTGGACGACAAGGCCATCCCCTACCTCGCCGACATCAACAACCCGTCCTCCCTGCAGATGACCTCCGGCTCGAGCGTCATCAACCAGGACCACGTGGACGTGGTGGGCGTGGGCCCGGACACCTTCGACGAGCCCGAGTTCTACGCCGCCATCTTCCAGTACATCAGCGGCTTCAACTAA
- a CDS encoding protein kinase domain-containing protein codes for MPAPNSAPRRTDVPDTLLGSCLGSFRLTRKLDQGGMGTVYLGEHVGIGSRVAIKVLHPRLATSPQVLRRFHTEARAVNLIGHENIVNVIDIHPEPPRPYLVMEYLEGEPLSALLARGPVHPEVAIALLTQVCDALEATHARGIVHRDLKPENLFLVRRGQGPAFVKVLDFGIAKLLDAEERGTDTAEGTIIGSADYMSPEQSRGEAVDGRSDLYALGVIAYRLVTGRLPFEEKSLTALLLAHQSRTPESPSRVRPDVPAALSHVILRALAKDPDNRYPSASTLRGALQVALAQGLAAAGPARTPPPLSTFVLRPALALRVRVARAEPGMACEWLNCSELTRAGLFLCTEQGLPPLLSRVTVALDHPDGELACECEVVRHVRPDEARAWSMAPGFGVQLVSPSISFKAAVAHLLLGQSLDTLVPPIDPAAEAEVERVLAPYRERGTEDLYTVLALTEDTGCEELRLRARRAHGALERLLERPISPVLRARVDAVLERVRKAADTLGHPRHRAAYDAERGNFQGVVRCLSAGLTLSQLEELRRDFLARHPHTQVSLRAHLARAEAHQRAGRLEAAREAYERALLLDPLALEALRQYLTVCRALGTSGGPQPGDKPPGT; via the coding sequence ATGCCCGCTCCCAATTCCGCGCCGCGACGGACCGATGTTCCGGACACCCTGCTGGGCTCGTGCCTGGGCAGCTTCCGCCTCACCCGCAAGCTGGACCAGGGCGGCATGGGGACGGTGTACCTGGGCGAGCACGTGGGCATCGGCAGCCGGGTGGCCATCAAGGTGCTCCACCCCCGCCTGGCCACGTCCCCCCAGGTGCTGCGCCGCTTCCACACCGAGGCGCGCGCGGTGAACCTCATCGGCCACGAGAACATCGTCAACGTCATCGACATCCACCCCGAGCCGCCCCGGCCCTATCTCGTGATGGAGTACCTGGAGGGCGAGCCCCTGTCGGCGCTGCTCGCGCGGGGCCCGGTGCACCCCGAGGTGGCCATCGCCCTGCTCACCCAGGTGTGTGACGCGCTGGAGGCCACGCACGCGCGGGGCATCGTCCACCGGGACTTGAAGCCGGAGAACCTCTTCCTGGTGCGGCGCGGCCAGGGCCCGGCGTTCGTGAAGGTGCTCGACTTCGGCATCGCCAAGCTCTTGGACGCCGAGGAGCGCGGCACGGACACGGCCGAGGGCACCATCATCGGCTCGGCGGACTACATGTCGCCCGAGCAGTCCCGGGGCGAGGCGGTGGATGGGCGCTCGGACCTGTACGCGCTGGGCGTCATCGCCTACCGGCTCGTCACCGGGCGGCTGCCCTTCGAGGAGAAGTCGCTCACGGCGCTCCTGCTCGCGCACCAGTCGCGCACGCCGGAGAGCCCGAGCCGCGTGCGGCCCGACGTGCCCGCGGCGCTCTCCCACGTCATCCTCCGGGCGCTGGCGAAGGACCCGGACAACCGCTACCCGAGCGCGTCCACGCTGCGCGGGGCCCTGCAGGTGGCGCTCGCCCAGGGCCTGGCCGCGGCGGGCCCGGCGCGCACCCCGCCGCCCCTGAGCACCTTCGTGCTGCGGCCGGCGCTGGCCCTGCGGGTGCGGGTGGCGCGCGCCGAGCCGGGCATGGCCTGCGAGTGGCTCAACTGCTCGGAGCTCACGCGCGCGGGGCTCTTCCTGTGCACCGAACAGGGCCTGCCGCCGCTGCTCTCGCGGGTGACGGTGGCGTTGGATCATCCGGACGGGGAGCTCGCGTGCGAGTGCGAGGTGGTGCGGCACGTGCGGCCGGACGAGGCGCGCGCCTGGAGCATGGCGCCCGGCTTCGGCGTGCAGCTCGTCTCCCCGTCCATTTCCTTCAAGGCGGCGGTGGCGCACCTGTTGCTCGGCCAGTCGCTGGACACGCTCGTGCCGCCCATCGACCCGGCGGCGGAGGCCGAGGTGGAGCGGGTGCTGGCGCCCTACCGGGAGCGGGGCACGGAGGACCTGTACACGGTGCTGGCGCTGACCGAGGACACCGGCTGCGAGGAGCTGCGGCTGCGCGCGCGCCGGGCGCACGGGGCCCTGGAGCGGCTGCTCGAGCGGCCCATCTCCCCGGTGCTGCGCGCCCGGGTGGACGCGGTGCTGGAGCGGGTGCGCAAGGCGGCGGACACGCTGGGCCACCCGCGCCACCGGGCCGCGTACGACGCCGAGCGGGGCAACTTCCAGGGCGTGGTGCGCTGCCTGTCCGCGGGGCTCACGCTCTCGCAGTTGGAGGAGCTGCGGCGCGACTTCCTCGCGCGCCACCCCCACACCCAGGTCTCGCTGCGCGCCCACCTCGCCCGGGCCGAGGCCCACCAGCGCGCGGGGCGGCTGGAGGCGGCGCGCGAGGCCTACGAGCGCGCCCTGCTGCTCGACCCGCTCGCCCTGGAGGCGCTGCGGCAGTACCTCACCGTGTGTCGGGCGCTGGGCACTTCCGGCGGCCCGCAGCCGGGGGACAAGCCGCCCGGGACGTGA
- the fdh gene encoding formate dehydrogenase, with the protein MGIFKRLSRWPLLRQLRHRDALGLGHTAMTERSETLAPRTARADKVVQSICPYCAVGCGQRVYVKDGKILDIEGDEDSPISRGRLCPKGSASFQLVTGTHREHHVLYRRPGAAAWERIPLHKAMDMVAERVKKTRDATWQARTDAGEVVNRTLGIAHLGGATLDNEENYLLKKLFTAGLGIVQVENQARIUHSSTIPGLGITFGRGGATNFQQDLANSDCIIIQGSNMAECHPVGFQWVMEAKARGAQVIHVDPRYSRTSAVADVHVPIRVGTDIAFLGGLVHYILEQERYFHDYVVHYTNASTLVGEDYQDTEELDGLFSGYDPEKGRYTPHTWQYEGLDGVVPAAGHKEIFAEPGAGSDGKPRGPHITEVKRDPTLKHPRCVFQVLKRHFARYTPAVVARICGVPEPLFLQVARTLCDNSGRERTSAFAYAVGWTQHSVGVQYIRTAAIIQLLLGNMGRPGGGIMALRGHATIQGSSDIPTLYNLLPGYIPMPHAPDAQRFAQYVHNNQADSGWWSNFPKYIVSLLKAYYGEAATKANDYGFHWLPKLTGDHSHMTTVADMADGKVRGYFVLGENPAVGSMNGALQRKGLQKLEWLVVGDLALTETAEFWRTAPEVVRGDVRPEDIQTEVFFFPCAAHTEKEGSYTNTQRLVQWRHKAVEPLGECRSDLHFIHDLGVRLKALYADSPEEKDEALRALTWDYPLKDGEPDAEAVLREISGQRVADGAPVKGFSELADDGSTTCGCWIYSGVYADGVNQAARRKPGREQTWVAPEWGWAWPANRRLLYNRASADPEGRPWSERKKYVWWDAHQGRWTGEDVPDFIADRPPSYVPDKDTWGVDTLAGTDPFLMQADGKGWLFAPSGMVDGPLPTHYEPLESPVPNALYGQQCNPARYDYRRRDNPAHRAWADPRYPYVLTTYRLTEHHTAGGMSRSLVWLSELQPELFVEVSPELAAEVELENGGWCTVTTARGEVECRVLVTERFRPLQVDGRQVHQVGMPYHWSYTGRVTGETVNDLTAFTADPNVSIQESKVLTCGILPGRRSRGRRAAFGWTPPALPPGVLEEPRDKEGVGPPTAQPQQEE; encoded by the coding sequence ATGGGTATCTTCAAGCGGCTGTCTCGCTGGCCCCTCTTGCGGCAGTTGCGCCACCGGGACGCGCTGGGACTCGGCCACACGGCGATGACCGAGCGCAGCGAGACGCTCGCGCCGCGCACCGCCCGGGCGGACAAGGTCGTCCAGTCCATCTGTCCCTACTGCGCGGTGGGCTGTGGCCAGCGCGTGTACGTGAAGGACGGGAAGATCCTCGACATCGAGGGCGACGAGGACTCGCCCATCTCGCGCGGTCGGCTGTGTCCCAAGGGCAGCGCCAGCTTCCAGCTCGTCACCGGCACGCACCGCGAGCACCACGTGCTCTACCGGCGTCCGGGCGCGGCGGCGTGGGAGCGCATCCCCCTGCACAAGGCCATGGACATGGTGGCCGAGCGCGTGAAGAAGACGCGCGACGCCACGTGGCAGGCCAGGACGGACGCGGGCGAGGTGGTCAATCGCACGCTCGGCATCGCGCACCTGGGCGGCGCCACCCTGGACAACGAGGAGAACTACCTCCTCAAGAAGCTGTTCACGGCGGGCCTCGGCATCGTCCAGGTGGAGAACCAGGCTCGAATATGACACTCCTCCACGATCCCCGGTCTGGGGATCACGTTCGGTCGAGGCGGTGCCACCAACTTCCAGCAAGACCTGGCGAACTCCGACTGCATCATCATCCAGGGCAGCAACATGGCGGAGTGTCACCCGGTGGGTTTCCAGTGGGTGATGGAGGCCAAGGCGCGGGGCGCCCAGGTCATCCACGTGGATCCGCGCTACAGCCGCACGAGCGCGGTGGCGGACGTGCATGTGCCCATCCGCGTGGGCACGGACATCGCGTTCCTCGGGGGCCTGGTCCACTACATCCTGGAGCAGGAGCGCTACTTCCACGACTACGTGGTGCACTACACCAACGCGTCCACGCTCGTGGGCGAGGACTACCAGGACACGGAGGAGCTGGACGGGCTCTTCAGCGGCTATGACCCGGAGAAGGGCCGCTACACGCCCCACACGTGGCAGTACGAGGGCCTGGACGGCGTGGTGCCCGCCGCGGGCCACAAGGAGATCTTCGCCGAGCCGGGCGCCGGGAGTGACGGCAAGCCGCGCGGCCCGCACATCACCGAGGTGAAGCGCGACCCGACGCTGAAGCATCCGCGCTGTGTCTTCCAGGTGCTCAAGCGGCACTTCGCGCGCTACACGCCAGCCGTGGTCGCGCGCATCTGCGGGGTGCCCGAGCCCCTGTTCCTCCAGGTGGCGCGGACGCTGTGTGACAACTCGGGCCGCGAGCGCACGAGCGCGTTCGCCTACGCGGTGGGCTGGACGCAGCACTCGGTGGGAGTGCAGTACATCCGCACCGCGGCCATCATCCAGCTCTTGCTCGGCAACATGGGGCGGCCCGGCGGCGGCATCATGGCCCTGCGCGGCCACGCCACCATCCAGGGCTCGAGCGACATCCCCACGCTCTACAACCTGCTGCCCGGCTACATCCCCATGCCGCACGCGCCCGACGCCCAGCGCTTCGCGCAGTACGTGCACAACAACCAGGCGGACAGCGGCTGGTGGAGCAACTTCCCCAAGTACATCGTCTCGCTGCTCAAGGCGTACTACGGCGAGGCCGCCACGAAGGCCAACGACTATGGCTTCCACTGGTTGCCCAAGCTCACGGGGGATCACTCGCACATGACGACCGTGGCGGACATGGCCGACGGCAAGGTGCGCGGCTACTTCGTGCTCGGCGAGAACCCCGCGGTGGGTTCCATGAATGGCGCGCTCCAGCGCAAGGGGCTGCAGAAGCTCGAGTGGCTCGTGGTGGGGGACCTGGCGCTCACCGAGACGGCCGAGTTCTGGCGCACCGCCCCCGAGGTGGTGCGCGGCGACGTGCGCCCCGAGGACATTCAAACCGAGGTGTTCTTCTTCCCGTGCGCGGCGCACACGGAGAAGGAGGGCTCGTACACCAACACCCAGCGCCTGGTGCAGTGGCGCCACAAGGCGGTGGAGCCGCTCGGGGAGTGCCGCAGCGACCTGCACTTCATCCATGACCTGGGCGTGCGGCTCAAGGCGCTCTACGCGGACTCCCCCGAGGAGAAGGATGAGGCGCTGCGGGCCCTCACCTGGGACTACCCGCTCAAGGACGGGGAGCCGGACGCCGAGGCGGTGCTGCGGGAGATCAGCGGCCAGCGGGTGGCGGATGGCGCGCCGGTGAAGGGCTTCTCCGAGCTCGCCGACGACGGGAGCACGACGTGCGGCTGTTGGATCTACTCGGGCGTGTACGCGGACGGGGTGAACCAGGCGGCGCGCCGCAAGCCGGGGCGGGAGCAGACGTGGGTGGCGCCCGAGTGGGGCTGGGCGTGGCCCGCCAACCGGCGGCTGCTCTACAACCGGGCCTCGGCGGACCCCGAGGGGCGGCCCTGGAGCGAGCGCAAGAAGTACGTCTGGTGGGACGCGCACCAGGGGCGCTGGACGGGCGAGGACGTGCCCGACTTCATCGCGGATCGCCCGCCCTCGTATGTCCCGGACAAGGACACGTGGGGCGTGGACACGCTCGCGGGGACGGATCCGTTCCTCATGCAGGCGGACGGCAAGGGGTGGCTCTTCGCGCCGAGCGGCATGGTGGACGGGCCCCTGCCCACGCACTACGAGCCGCTGGAGTCGCCGGTGCCCAACGCCCTCTACGGGCAGCAGTGCAACCCGGCGCGCTACGACTACCGGCGCCGCGACAACCCGGCGCACCGGGCGTGGGCGGATCCCCGCTATCCCTACGTGCTCACCACCTACCGGCTCACCGAGCACCACACGGCGGGCGGCATGTCGCGCTCGCTCGTGTGGCTCAGCGAGCTGCAGCCGGAGTTGTTCGTCGAGGTGTCGCCGGAGCTGGCGGCCGAGGTGGAGCTGGAGAACGGCGGCTGGTGCACGGTGACGACGGCGCGCGGCGAGGTGGAGTGCCGGGTGCTGGTGACGGAGCGCTTCCGGCCACTCCAGGTGGACGGACGCCAGGTGCACCAGGTGGGCATGCCCTACCACTGGAGCTACACGGGGCGGGTGACGGGCGAGACGGTGAACGATCTCACGGCCTTCACGGCCGACCCGAACGTCTCCATCCAGGAGTCCAAGGTGCTCACGTGCGGCATCCTCCCGGGGCGGCGCAGCCGGGGCCGGCGCGCGGCGTTCGGGTGGACGCCGCCCGCGCTGCCTCCGGGCGTGTTGGAGGAGCCGCGGGACAAGGAAGGCGTGGGGCCGCCCACGGCCCAACCCCAGCAGGAGGAGTGA
- a CDS encoding 4Fe-4S dicluster domain-containing protein: protein MGQKGFFTDTTLCIGCKACEVACKQWNQLPEDGFQLTGMSYDNTGHLGASTWRHVAFVERPVPLPGQTVGLLDFSWLMSSDVCKHCQRAGCLEACPTGAIIRTEFDTVYVQPDVCNGCGYCVTACPFGVIDRREDDGRAWKCTLCYDRLGEDMTPACAKACPTASIQYGDVDELRDRAQLRVKALHEKGWEAAYLYGADAEAQPGTGGLNAFFLLVDKPEVYNLPPDPVVPTIKGRESWKAAGWGALGMAVVALGAVLLGREGRS from the coding sequence ATGGGACAGAAGGGCTTCTTCACCGACACCACGCTGTGCATCGGGTGCAAGGCCTGCGAGGTGGCCTGCAAGCAGTGGAACCAACTGCCCGAGGACGGCTTCCAGCTCACGGGCATGTCCTATGACAACACGGGGCACCTGGGGGCCTCCACCTGGCGGCACGTGGCCTTCGTGGAGCGGCCGGTGCCGCTGCCGGGGCAGACCGTGGGGCTGCTCGACTTCTCGTGGCTGATGAGCTCGGACGTGTGCAAGCACTGCCAGCGCGCCGGGTGCCTGGAGGCCTGTCCCACCGGGGCCATCATCCGCACCGAGTTCGACACCGTGTACGTGCAGCCGGACGTGTGCAACGGCTGTGGCTACTGCGTGACGGCGTGTCCCTTCGGCGTCATCGATCGGCGCGAGGACGACGGACGGGCGTGGAAGTGCACGCTCTGCTACGACCGGCTGGGCGAGGACATGACGCCCGCGTGCGCCAAGGCCTGCCCCACGGCCTCCATCCAGTACGGGGACGTGGACGAATTGCGCGACCGGGCCCAGCTGCGGGTGAAGGCCCTGCACGAGAAGGGCTGGGAGGCGGCGTACCTCTACGGCGCGGACGCGGAGGCCCAGCCGGGCACGGGCGGGCTCAACGCCTTCTTCCTGCTCGTGGACAAGCCCGAGGTCTACAACCTGCCGCCCGACCCCGTGGTGCCGACGATCAAGGGCCGCGAGTCGTGGAAGGCCGCGGGCTGGGGCGCGCTGGGCATGGCGGTGGTGGCGCTCGGCGCGGTGCTGCTCGGGCGGGAGGGCCGGTCATGA